The DNA sequence ATATGGCCTTAAACAATCTctaagagcttggtttggttgATTTACGACATTCATGAGGAGGATTGGGTACAAGCACAGCAGTTCAGATCATACCCTATTCCTTAAGCATCAGAAGGGTGAAGTTAcagctttaattatttatgtggatgacatggtgGTGACAGGTAATGATCTTGAGGAGATTAAGAAGTTGCATAGTGCATTGTCAGCAtaataatttgaaatgaaagacttggggagtttgaaatatttcttggaACTTGAAGTTGCTAGAGGGAAAGATTGTATTATGTTGAGCCAGAGAAAGTATGTCCTTGACTTATTAGCAGAGACAGGTATGCTCGATTGCCAATCAGCTGACACACccattgagcagaaccattggtTAGCTGAGTATCTAGATCAAGTACCCACAAATAAGACAAGATATCAGAGGTTGGTTGGAAGATTAATTTATTTGTCACACACTAGACCAGACTTAGCTTATACAGTTAGTGTTATGAGTCAATTCATGCACAATCCTAGTAAGGCTCATATGGAAGCTGTAGTTCGAatcttgaggtacttgaagtctGCTCCTGGAAGGGGGTTGGTGTTTTCTAAGCATAGGTATTTGGATGTTTTGGGGTATATAGATGCAGACTGGGCAAGTTGTATAACTGATCGACGGTCCACTTCCGGATACTTTATGTTTTTAGGTGGGAATTTAGTTACTTGGAAGAGTAAGAAGCAGAAGGTGGTGGCCCGTTCTAGTGCTGAAGTAAAATATAGAGGAATGACTCGCGaagtttgtgagatgttgtggttaAGGCACttgttgagggatttggggtTCAAGCAGAAGAAAGCCATGCCCTTGTTCCGTGATAACAAAGCTGCAGTTGAAATTGCTCATAATCTTGTCCAACATGATCACAcaaaacatgtggaggttgatagaCACATCATCAAAAAGAAGCTGGATCAACAAATCATCTCTTTTCCCTTCGCACCTATTGAGGAGCAGCTGGCGGACATTCTTACAAAGGCAGTCTCTAgcaaggcgttttatgactcacttgacaagttgagcatccgtgatctgtatgctccaacttgagggggagtgttggcgtgagttaTTTTCCAGAATTGTAGGAATTGTAGTATAATTAGGATTGTATAGTTAAGGAGAATATTATGTGTTAGGGGAGAGAATATCAcggtgtaattagtttcctattaggattGTGTATACTTTGTTTATGTACTCCGTCTTTGGAGAAGATTAATACATCAAAAATTCCCAAACTTCCTCAAGCAGTTGTTGTTCCCAACATCAAACAGTAAATCAGCAAAGATAATTAAGGCCGAGTTGTTTCCATATATGATGCCTGGAATGACCACAACAGCTGCTTGGAATGAGAAGACTTGCATAAAATGCCAAGGTAAAAATCTGAAACCTTATGGCTGCCATTCTAGTTCTTTTTTTTAGATCAAGAAGAGTAACCATTCATTAATTAAAGGAAGGGTTACAACCATCGGAATCGATTTTCACCGATTCCATAATCCATTGCGGCCCATGTTCAATACTAAAAGAATTATAATTGTGACTGAATAGTTTTCCTTCTATTGATAATCAccaatatatacacatatacaaACCTTGATCAACAAGAAAACCCTATAATCTAGGGATATAGATAAAGATACAAGAAATCTATtcttaattacataatattctcaactaattacataatattctcaacactccccctcaagttggagagtggatgtCAAGAACTCCCAACTTGTGCAACAAATTCTTAAACCTTTCTTTGCCCAACGCTTTTGTAAAAATGTCTGCCAATTGCTGCAAGGTTCCAACGAATCTAGTGCGAACGGACCCATCAACTATCTTGTCACGAATGAAGTGACAGTCCATCTCAATGTGACGAGTTCTTTCATGAAAAACTGGATTTGCAGCAATGTGTAAAGCTGCTTGATTATCACAATATAACATGGCAGGTTTGGCAATAGGTATGTGCAAATCAGCAAACAAGTTTTGCAACCAAGTAAGCTCACAACATGTACCTGCCATAGCTCTGTAttcagcttcagcacttgatAAAGAGACTGTTTTCTGCCTTTTGGTGCGCCATGAAATAAGAGATTTTCCCAGGAACACACAATAGCCAGTGGTAGAACGGCGAGTAATGGGGCAACCCGCCCAATCAGaatcacaaaaagctctcaaacttAAATCATTTTCACTATGCAAAAGAAGAACATATTCCCATTTTCATACAAgatgaatttagctaaactaTGAGAAACATTGTTGCATTCTCGGGGTTTGAAGGTGAGATTACTTGCACTGCAGACTTTTAATAAAGACTTTACTTCTTCAACTAAGAAGCCTTCTTCGGCGAAACAAGGATCAGGGGCATTGACAAGACGCACTACCTCTGTGCTATCTACTTCAGCCACCACTGGGAGAGTTCTCAAGTCAATAGCAAAACAAAGTCCTGCTTTGAGAGCCAAAAGTTCAGTTGCCAATGGGGAAAAATTACCAGTAGTTTGTTGTGCAGATGCTCCCATAAGCTCATTCTTATCTTCCCCACTGCTTCAATTTATTTACAGATCCATGGAAAACCAAACAAAAGGACTAACAAGCAAAGCGACAACCTTCTCCTCTGTCATAGTTCTATATCATTGAAATATCAAAGCTTTTCCAACTTTTTAAAAGCTTGTCTCCGCATTGCATTTTTATAGGTTAAAGAAGATTTTCACCCTTTCACTTAACCAAAGGCTCTTGTGGCATCAGAAACTCATAACTTTTATATCCACCGTTTCACAGTTGCTTAGATCATCTCATCATATGGCTCTTAACATTTATTGTTACCCAAATACCTCTTAAGTTTCCGTTCTTTTGGTGTAAATATCAATTATATAAGTAATGAATAACTATGTATAAATATGCTATGGTAAACTTGAAATTTGAGTCCATTACTGGAATATAAGATGTATCCCAATTCTTATTCTATACTTCAAACAGCTCTAGCTCTTTCAAATTGATATAAACGTGCTGTGACATCAGGAGTATGGCTCCACCATAACTTGGAACATAAGATGTATCCCAATTCTTATTCTATACTTCAAATAACTGGAACATAAAATGGATCCCAATTCTTATTCTATACTTCAACTAACTGGAACATAAGTTCAACTGATAAGTTGCATCACAATTCTTATTCTATACTTCAAATAGCTCTTTCAAATTGATGTAACGTCCTGTGACATCAGGAGTATGGCTCCACCATAACTTCGAAAGTTTCTGGTTATACCTTTCTGTGGGATGGCCGGAATCAAAGTAGACATAGTCAGTAACATTGTCACATAACTGATACTCAGTCACACCTCGCTTCCCTCCGCAGCTACTAATTCTTCTTAATGGACCAGAGCCACAGCATGCCATCTCTGCTTCCTTGAAACCTATACAACATACATAATAACATAAGGCACATTAGAAAATTGGGATCAGCTTTTGACACAGGCACAGGACAAACTAAAACTCAGAGGACTAGTTATGATGACTGTATATACCATATTTTGATGGATTATGAACTACGTCATCTGCGTAAGGGTATAAATTTGGATTCGAGTATATGAAGTCTTGAAGCTGTCCTTTCAGCTCCAGGAGGGCTTTAGCAAGTACTCTATTGTGGAGTTTTGAAAGTGCATTTACTTCTTCATTACAGGTGCTTGTGTTTCCTGGTTTAACTATTCTCAAGCCCGGTATACAACCCAAATTCCCAATGCCTTTAATCCCaaatcttcttcctcctttctcGTATATTTCCTGAAAAAATGCATTGGAGGTAAGTAACTCGTGTGAATTCTTTTTTGGATTCATAAACATATTCAAAAGATGACATTATATATTACTTTGATCACATTTGTAAGGTTTCCTATCACCATGCCAACATATTCTTCATGTGTGTGAGACTCGAACAAACTTGAATTCGCTATGAATGGGAAAGAGTAATCACCGCTTCCGATGGCAATCAAGTAAACAGCTTCGGACAACAATGTGTGAGCTTCTGCTTCACCTAGTCTGTGCCTCAACTGCTTCTCCACATTTTTGAAATAACCCAGTTGAGTTTTAAGGTCCAACACCTGCaaaaaagaaatcaatcaaaaaagGAAACCTCATAATGTTATATAAATATCATATAAATATGTGTCCATGTGTTCTCTGGAGGCAGAGTCaaccaaaataattttcatGAACAATGAAACACTATCTACAAGTCCGCAGCCAACAATAACCAAATTATTTTGACTTTGGTTTTGTGACTATATTGACTAGCTGTGGTGCAGGTTctacaacacacacacacacacacacaaaaagagagaaaaacacaaaacaaaacaaaacttatggAGGCAGAAGATCGACATACAAATCCTTGATGAGTTTCAGCTAGAACACCAGCCCCAGAAGATGCAAAGTTCACCCCATTAGTATAGTTGTCGAAACCCGGCTGTAAGTATGGTGGAATCATTGGCAAGTTTGCATATTCAGCTGCAGAAACAATTCCAAGTCAACAATTTATCAATTATCTCATAATCCCATGTGTTAAAAGAAACCATTGACATTATGTACAACAAACCTACCAATGATATCTGGGATTAGACGACCATCGGAGAACCTACCAGTCGGGTGGCTGAAGAAGGTTTCCCCATATGGGAAGAAATTTGCTTGAAAGTAAGTGGAAGTGTTTATGTAGTTATTATTTCCAACATCAAATGTTGAATCCCCGAAGATGAACAAGGCTGTATGTTTTCTCTGATGCACAGAATGGCCATAACAGCCACTTTGAATAAGAAGGGTTGCACAAAAAGCCAGGACATATACCTGAAATCTAGAAGAAGTTGCCATTCTCTTTTTTGTACGTATAAACTTCTCATCTGTTTgagatctatatatataggtgGGTTTCTGATTCAGTTTGGAAAATTCAAACCCAATATTAACTAGTCAGACACTATATCAAGATGAAGCTTCTTGAAGGTTTTCATTTTTCAGAGTCTAACACCGTATTAAAGTTAAACTACATatacacagaaaaaaaaaaaaaaaggacctcAAATCTGATAGTCGAATGCTCTAATGACACGGAAAATGATTGAAAACAGTTGCAAAGAGGAACACGTAAACTAACAAGTCTCTCCTCTGTTTCACTTTTCTTTGTTAAAGTCGTAAATTTAGATAACAATTCGTGTTCCTCGCGTTTGATCCTTATCTTTCTTCTCTGTATTTTTGTCCCTGGGTGTATACATTACATTTCTTGTCTTACTAGCGACAAAATGATATAACACGGAATTGTCATAGATCGTATTTCAAAGATGTCTTAGAATATACAAGTCAGCATTGAGGACCATCGAGTGGTTGAAAGTACAAGGATAGAATATGATTTTCTAGAAAATagggattgcagtgcactgatcaatcccTATTGGACagaaactaaaaataatcaacaGAAACCAgatttttggttacgcagtgaaaatctcaacttgtgaaattaaaaacactacagggctcttactcttgagaatcCAAAATAAGAATTAAGTTATGATGAAtgatatgttctttacaaacttgaatagcactagctcggctacaatGATTAGACAAAATCTAATACGAAGTTTGTCTTCCGTCTTGAACTctttcttcacttgaacgatcaccaaatatcGCTCTCCTTTCTTCACAGCTCCTCaactgatctcaagagaagtTATACATATGAAACAATGATAAAGAACACTGAAGCATGGACAAGTGTTTTGATTCTTGTGAAGGTACAATTAGCAAGCATACAAGACGTCTCCAAATCTTCTTTCATTCCACGTCCAGCCCCTATGCCGTCTGTTTTTCCTCTCTTCTTAAAGATAGCTGTCGTtccaaacaaaacaaccaaaacagCTATTTAACCTAATCCACCTTCTACAAGGAAAAAACCAATCTTTTTGtgttaaagaaaatataaacaattaaggacacaaaATCCTAAAATACTTAGGAAATCAATAATACAATTTGGCAcaaagaaaaatatctttaaatgaataaaagatattaaatccaataaacccCAAACATACTTTCccgttttgtatggaatgccaacacaccaaaacttgtacctacagTGGTCGTGTTTGGATTGGTTTCTTGTTGATTCAGTGTCTATGGTTTGTGTTTTTGTATCGAAGACGCTGGAAACCAGATTCTGTTTGATTGAGAATATCCGGGTTTAGGAATACCAGTTAATTGAACCAACTATTGGATTAAATTTTACGGGTGTACAGTTGTTATCAAGGCTGCGTTTTTTGCTTAATTGTGTGGCAATGTCGTTGTAGATGGGCAGATTGAATTGGGATTGTGAAATTAGCATTGAAAACCCAGGATTCGGAGGATAACAGGACAAAGAATCTTTTCAAAGCTATCATCTTTACATTGGTCTTTCAAAGCTGACGTTAGACTAACAACACGTGTAATTCACGTGCTGTAACCACAAAATGGCACTTTGGTGGGCTAAAGAAGCTCCGCACATGCTTCCTCTGCATGTGTAAGAAAAACTCATTACAAAAAATATCagtaaaaattatttaaaaaataaaagaaaaaataatcatTTTGGTCACTCAGTTATGACTCGGTTGACATTTTCATCATTATacttttaaaaattttcacTTCAATAACTTAACTTAAACACTATCTATCACTTTTGTCACTGTCGTCAACTTCACTGTTAATTTCttataagagcatctccaaccatttagTCAAAAGCTAAAGCCATATGCAAAATATGACTCTCCTAATGTCATCactattcattcaatttttgcatctccaaccatctttagtcaaaagccaaagtcatttaataaattaatcattttcGAGAATTAATTAACTACAATTGCAGCACATGCAGCGGAGCCCACCATTTTTTCAGCCAAAGAAATTTGGCTTTCGTTCTACaaacttgagtcaaaatgactccAGTTATGGCTCAAGAGTCAAAATAGCTAAAGCAAGAGCATGGTTGGAGATCCCTCTACCAAAAAGCCAAAGTCAAAATGACTTATAGctaaatggttggagatgctctaaaggGAAAACGTCCAaatagtgtctgaacttttccagactattaactTTCATACctatattttgaaaaatatcaaaatagtACCTGATGATTTAAGCCCAATCCAATACTCATACTTTCAGGGCATTTTAATCAAATTGAGTATCAAAATCCTCTTTTTGCCTTTTCATTTTCAGATATTTTGGcaaaacagaaagaagaaaaagttctgAACTTTTCTCAAAGATTATTTTACTACCCACCTCTCTGACTTGTGTCATGAACTCTGCATTTAATAGTTTTCAACTGTTTAATCTGAGACCATAAACTATTCCATCACAAAAGGACAGGGTTTGAGAGAATGCCTCCCTTATTGGTGGCTGTTTCTGCAACTTTCTCCATTTCTGATGGAGAACTGTGTCGGCACATCCCTTAGTGTCATATACCTCGAGTGCGGTGCAAACcgtctcttcttttctttaaattttcttttcaaaagcgTGGTCTAAGACTCCTCTTACGACGGCAGATTTCGATGTTTCCCCTCTCTCTCAGGCCTTCACAACTTGGGATTCACGACTGGGTTCGATCTGGGCAAGTAGTCGGCGACCTTCCGATGGGATATCAGAGGTTTTGGGTCGGATCCGGATATGGGATCTAGGGACTATGCAGATTGCTTGGAATTTTGGTCGTGTCTTCTCTTTCTGGTAGGGGCTTGAGATGGGCAGGTTTTCGACCCAGATAGGAGTGCAGTTGTTGGAACGGTCGCAGGTGTCAAACTGGTTTTCTGGTTTATGGTGCCCAGTTCGGACCAGAGATTTCATGTTAGAGACCGACGGTGGGACAGCAGTCTGTGGATGGTGGCACTTGGAGTTGTGTGGACGAAACTGGGATGAGAGATTTCTAGCGTTGCGGATCTGGAAGGGTGGCCGGACGTCGGGCTGTAGCCAGGATGCCTAGATCAGATTATGTTGGGCCTTGGCCTTTGTCAAGTTTGACCTGTCAGATTTGATCTTGGATTCAGGCTGGATTTGGATCTGCATTTGGGACCCAGATCGTAATCAAATCTGGATCTTGGATCCGAGACAGCTGCTTATTTTGATATGGTATTTGTTTTGGTTCTTGGGAGTTTGATTGCTAATTTACTAGTTTCTGACACCCTCGGTTACTTTCGAACTCTCGATGTGTGAATCACCTCTCCTAGGTGATCATATCACTGGTTACGATTACTATTACATTTACACTGCTctcgtgacatatgcagtgcaaCAATGTCGTTCGGCATCAAGTCACATGGTTACCTTTCATTCTAGATGCGTATGTGCATcttgttatgttttttttttctttggatgtTTTTGCATCGCTCCATGTACTTCTCAATTTCACTTAATATAGATTGTCGTCTTTCccttcaaaaaagaagaagattattTTACTATTCTAAAAGAGAGACTAAGATTGATCCTTCTAGCTTCTTCAATAAATATAGccaaattttaatattttttagtaATTGGACCAAAATATCCTTAGTTTTAACAACGTGTAATGAAGTATTTAACGGCAGTTACTCAAGTGAAAAATAAATCTAAACTTAAGTGACTATAgcgattttttttaaatagagtGACCCAAAGTGTCGATTGAGTTATTGTTGAATGACTAAAGTGATAATTTTTCCAAAATCAAATACCAAATTATCTACAGATAGTTGGTTGTTATCTACAATGAAAGTGGGTATTTTTTATGGAGTAGGTAGTTTTtcctagggctgtcactcggtcggttcgaatcggttataggtattaccaacttcaaaaccaaagctttcggtttcaaaactgagctaccaattaccaaccaaaattttcggtttttaattatatctaccgaattcggtatttcggttttcggtattaccaactttagaacaactaattctttataatataaattagaatgaacaaaactaggtttttgaattttatagtcataatttgtattcatctactaattatagctttcttttgtatatatgacattaagttttagcaattttcaataaaactaggttatttaaccatctttgattaagttacttaaaatacatgtactattaatgtagtatatgtagtaatgttcatactattataaaagtttttatatttatttcttaatatacatgtatgtgtattgaaaactgtagtatataaatctaatagttagataatcggtagattcggtatttaccaaaaccaaaccaactttttcggtaattttcgactTTGGCTTTATCGGTCTCGATTACCAAAAAgttggtttaccaaacctaaaacatcggttggtattcggtcggtttggtaattaccaaaccaagtggcagcccttcCCATGTACTCATATGTTTTCATCATTAttgttttcttctatttttctgtttcttttgtaattCAACTGTATTATCCCGAtctattttataaatgcaaaagtttattaatatttcagggttatTTTGATACATTTCTTTAATTTTGGTTATTTTTTGCTGACAACACATCTTCTGTTAATAATAgtataataatagtatagataagaaTATTATTGAACATGATCATCTGATTTACTATACTAATAGAATAAGAAGGCTTCGGTTAATAAAATGGTGCGGTAGAGAGGCTTTATTCCTCTCCTATCCACGATTTTTtggcccaaaaataaataaataaataaataattaaaaataaaataagatgtACTCCATATCAAGAAGTAATTGAAATTAATACTTGTTATGAATAAGCCTATTGAGTATTGGCCCTGAAGCACTTCTCTCACATAACATGTCCCAATTGACAATA is a window from the Rosa chinensis cultivar Old Blush chromosome 2, RchiOBHm-V2, whole genome shotgun sequence genome containing:
- the LOC112186493 gene encoding GDSL esterase/lipase 1, translated to MATSSRFQVYVLAFCATLLIQSGCYGHSVHQRKHTALFIFGDSTFDVGNNNYINTSTYFQANFFPYGETFFSHPTGRFSDGRLIPDIIAEYANLPMIPPYLQPGFDNYTNGVNFASSGAGVLAETHQGFVLDLKTQLGYFKNVEKQLRHRLGEAEAHTLLSEAVYLIAIGSGDYSFPFIANSSLFESHTHEEYVGMVIGNLTNVIKEIYEKGGRRFGIKGIGNLGCIPGLRIVKPGNTSTCNEEVNALSKLHNRVLAKALLELKGQLQDFIYSNPNLYPYADDVVHNPSKYGFKEAEMACCGSGPLRRISSCGGKRGVTEYQLCDNVTDYVYFDSGHPTERYNQKLSKLWWSHTPDVTGRYINLKELFEV